One Aquisediminimonas profunda genomic region harbors:
- a CDS encoding UDP-glucose--hexose-1-phosphate uridylyltransferase gives MSETEAVHRRYNPLTGRWVLVSQHRTQRPWLGQVEPAALASTASHDPACYLCPGNTRANGQTNPDYSGPWVFDNDFPALLPTSEAKSGGANSANELFRHEAVAGECRVVCFSQDHGKTLPQLTSGEMRAVIDCWADQARDLGQRYAWVQLFENKGAAMGCSNPHPHGQIWASNHIPDEPAVEESTQRDYFARNGVPMLLDLATREAQGPRVVVETDWWMAIVPWWAVWPFETLLLPRFIVQRIEQLDAKQRDDLGKVLRELTTRYDNLFSCSFPYSMGWHGAPYVHEPCVHWQLHAHFYPPLLRSASVRKFMVGYEMLAEAQRDLTPEQAAAHLREVSTVHYSKNTAS, from the coding sequence ATGTCTGAAACCGAAGCCGTCCACCGCCGCTACAATCCTCTAACTGGGCGTTGGGTACTTGTGTCGCAGCATCGCACCCAACGGCCCTGGCTTGGCCAAGTGGAACCAGCTGCCCTGGCGAGCACCGCCAGTCATGATCCGGCATGCTATCTTTGCCCTGGTAATACCCGGGCGAACGGACAGACAAATCCCGATTATTCCGGACCTTGGGTTTTTGACAATGACTTTCCCGCACTCCTGCCAACGAGCGAAGCGAAGTCGGGCGGCGCGAACTCGGCCAATGAATTGTTTCGGCACGAAGCTGTTGCGGGTGAATGCCGCGTCGTTTGCTTTTCGCAAGACCATGGCAAAACGCTGCCCCAGTTGACGAGCGGCGAAATGCGCGCCGTGATTGATTGCTGGGCGGATCAGGCACGGGACTTGGGGCAACGTTACGCCTGGGTGCAACTCTTTGAAAATAAGGGTGCGGCCATGGGTTGTTCCAACCCGCACCCGCATGGGCAGATCTGGGCAAGCAATCATATCCCGGATGAGCCTGCGGTTGAGGAGAGCACGCAACGGGACTATTTCGCCAGAAACGGTGTTCCCATGTTGCTCGATCTGGCAACACGAGAGGCACAGGGGCCTCGCGTCGTTGTCGAAACCGATTGGTGGATGGCCATTGTTCCCTGGTGGGCAGTATGGCCATTTGAAACTCTGCTTCTGCCTCGTTTCATTGTGCAAAGAATCGAGCAACTGGATGCAAAGCAGCGGGATGATCTTGGTAAAGTGTTGCGCGAACTGACAACGCGCTATGACAATTTATTTTCCTGTTCCTTTCCCTATTCAATGGGATGGCATGGTGCACCCTATGTGCATGAACCTTGCGTTCACTGGCAACTGCACGCGCATTTCTATCCGCCATTGCTGCGCTCGGCGAGCGTACGAAAATTCATGGTCGGTTATGAAATGCTCGCTGAAGCGCAGCGCGACCTGACTCCCGAACAAGCGGCAGCCCACCTGCGGGAAGTTTCAACAGTCCACTACAGCAAGAATACAGCGTCATGA
- a CDS encoding alpha/beta fold hydrolase, whose protein sequence is MDSYDFSAGAHAASLAAQDRLNSAAAEPAFVSSWVEAVDARIHCVSSGEGSVVLFIHGFPSFWYCWARQLEALRHHYRVVAIDAPGAGATTCANAVAPYRVSALATQINHLVQIIAPEQKVLLVGHDWGAALAFAVAQAFPERIAGVAGIASLPFNQVLALLANDKDQQRRSSYMQRLCAMSLEQAELTAHSIVAGAYAELASFDTVDSEEMALFELACGNPRALWNGSLWYRANLPNATRSPRDCMWPPADPSLDIPALLVWGEADEVFVPRAPEYFAAKHSDSTVLRLDGVGHWCMLQAPDEVNAALLEFADRCFGTIGMSRA, encoded by the coding sequence ATGGACTCATATGACTTCAGTGCAGGTGCGCATGCGGCGTCGCTGGCGGCGCAGGATCGGCTCAATTCCGCGGCGGCGGAGCCCGCCTTTGTGAGCAGTTGGGTAGAAGCGGTTGATGCGCGCATCCATTGTGTTTCGTCCGGTGAAGGCTCCGTTGTTCTGTTCATCCACGGCTTCCCATCTTTTTGGTATTGTTGGGCCCGACAGCTTGAGGCGCTGCGCCATCATTATCGCGTGGTTGCAATTGACGCGCCGGGCGCAGGCGCGACGACATGCGCCAATGCGGTGGCGCCCTACCGCGTCTCAGCACTTGCTACGCAGATCAATCACCTCGTCCAAATCATTGCACCGGAACAGAAAGTGCTGCTGGTTGGACATGATTGGGGCGCAGCGCTCGCTTTTGCTGTAGCGCAGGCCTTTCCCGAGAGAATTGCAGGAGTTGCTGGCATCGCCAGCTTGCCATTCAACCAGGTTCTGGCCCTTTTGGCCAACGACAAGGATCAGCAACGTCGTTCGAGCTATATGCAACGACTTTGTGCAATGTCGCTGGAGCAGGCAGAACTCACGGCGCATTCAATCGTTGCCGGTGCTTATGCTGAGCTTGCCTCATTCGACACTGTGGATTCCGAGGAAATGGCATTGTTCGAACTTGCATGCGGGAATCCGCGCGCGCTCTGGAACGGGTCACTCTGGTATCGTGCCAATCTGCCCAACGCAACGCGATCTCCGCGGGATTGCATGTGGCCGCCCGCCGATCCATCATTGGATATTCCCGCCCTTCTAGTCTGGGGTGAGGCTGACGAGGTTTTTGTTCCACGGGCACCTGAATATTTCGCTGCAAAGCATTCAGATTCAACTGTATTGCGGCTGGACGGCGTGGGTCACTGGTGCATGTTGCAGGCGCCGGACGAGGTGAATGCAGCACTCCTCGAATTCGCCGATCGCTGTTTTGGCACCATTGGAATGTCACGTGCATAA
- a CDS encoding sodium:solute symporter family transporter yields the protein MTVALTSTGSGQVAVFISITLMIGVATWLKVRSSTGEHDGSGKDVFLAGGGLTWLYIAGSITLTNLSTEQLVGMNGNQMLLLSWWEICGFFGLLILAFVFVPIYYRNNCTTVTELLERRYNGGSIRTVISAIFLLGNILIYLPAALYSGSLFLKSMFGVSWPLVTFAAPLAIIAALYTITGGLRAVAVMDTFSGIGVLAIALLVVVLALAAIDFDLFSGVPAERVSMIGASDSPIPFHTLFTGMLFIQIFYWSTNQNITQKAMTAPTVREAQKGVLAAAAVRILIIPAIVVIPGVVGYKLFGPMGDASYGKVVAHVLPEWLSGAFAALMAAAVIAHTSAILNSSVALYSIDFHDKFIRQVQDHWRLAAIASAGFTITSILLVPAFEDAKSIINLLQELNGLSSMPVLSAFIAGLLFANVDARAAVIGLIYGVGVYALHTFVLYKPGAVYAGETFYEHIGLPSLHYIDVMVIVLATSVSVALVANRLIFGNHARYIGPGVIRHV from the coding sequence ATGACAGTGGCGCTCACATCGACGGGATCCGGCCAAGTGGCTGTTTTCATCTCGATCACCCTGATGATTGGCGTTGCCACGTGGCTCAAGGTTCGCAGCTCAACCGGTGAGCATGATGGATCCGGCAAGGACGTGTTTCTGGCCGGCGGCGGCCTGACCTGGCTCTACATTGCGGGCTCAATTACCCTGACCAACCTGTCGACCGAGCAACTGGTCGGCATGAACGGAAATCAAATGCTGCTGCTCTCCTGGTGGGAGATTTGCGGCTTCTTCGGCCTGCTCATCCTCGCCTTTGTTTTTGTGCCGATCTATTATCGGAACAATTGCACCACGGTGACCGAACTGCTCGAACGCAGGTACAATGGCGGCAGCATAAGGACGGTCATTTCCGCAATTTTCCTGCTGGGCAATATCCTGATCTATTTGCCTGCGGCGCTTTATTCGGGCAGCCTTTTTCTCAAGTCGATGTTTGGTGTCAGCTGGCCTCTGGTCACTTTCGCAGCGCCACTGGCGATCATTGCTGCGCTCTACACGATCACCGGAGGCTTAAGGGCGGTCGCGGTCATGGACACGTTTTCTGGTATCGGCGTATTGGCAATTGCCCTGCTGGTCGTGGTTCTCGCGCTTGCGGCGATCGACTTTGACCTGTTCAGCGGCGTGCCGGCAGAGCGAGTTTCGATGATCGGCGCAAGCGATTCGCCGATACCCTTCCACACATTGTTCACGGGAATGTTGTTCATCCAGATCTTCTACTGGTCGACCAATCAGAACATCACCCAAAAAGCGATGACGGCACCAACCGTTCGCGAGGCGCAAAAAGGCGTTCTCGCGGCTGCGGCCGTTAGGATCCTGATTATCCCTGCGATTGTCGTGATCCCCGGAGTGGTCGGCTACAAGCTGTTTGGCCCGATGGGCGATGCCAGTTATGGCAAGGTCGTAGCCCATGTGCTTCCCGAGTGGCTATCAGGCGCGTTTGCGGCCTTGATGGCTGCTGCTGTCATTGCCCACACCAGCGCGATCCTCAACAGCTCGGTTGCGCTCTATTCGATCGACTTTCACGACAAGTTCATCCGGCAAGTGCAAGACCACTGGCGGCTGGCAGCAATTGCGTCGGCGGGGTTCACCATTACCTCGATTTTGCTGGTCCCGGCGTTTGAGGATGCCAAGAGCATCATCAACCTTTTGCAGGAATTGAACGGCCTTTCGTCAATGCCGGTGCTGTCTGCATTTATCGCGGGCCTGTTGTTCGCCAATGTAGATGCGCGTGCCGCTGTCATTGGCCTCATTTACGGCGTGGGTGTCTATGCGCTCCACACCTTTGTTCTGTACAAGCCCGGTGCGGTCTATGCGGGCGAGACCTTTTACGAACATATCGGCCTGCCTTCGCTTCATTATATCGACGTGATGGTGATTGTGCTCGCAACGTCGGTATCCGTCGCGCTCGTTGCCAATCGGCTGATCTTTGGAAACCACGCCCGTTATATCGGCCCTGGAGTCATCCGGCATGTCTGA
- a CDS encoding aldose epimerase family protein — translation MISCVEHVLPDGVRAKLWVLRNPDGAGVSVLDRGATLCSVIVPDRHQRMDDVTLGFDRVDDYFASREFLGSVIGRYANRLSGASFVLDGERHILSSNDGRHALHGGADGFDCRTWHGSVIATSEGEGVRLELTSPDGDQGFPGEVLASVSFVWTEDNRLVTDFEATTSRPTPINLLLHAYWNLSGQPSRCAIGDHLLTLHANRFLPIDAEKIPTGELVPVLDTPFDFQSERRIDEGLEADELQIAIAGGFDHCWAVDGSGVRPAARLYHPQSGRVLSIATDQPGIQVYTANHFDSRIAKREGSTLYRHCAVALETQQFPDSPNQPSFPDTILRPGRRFHSRTEYSFTTR, via the coding sequence ATGATTTCATGTGTCGAACATGTGTTGCCGGATGGCGTAAGAGCCAAGCTCTGGGTTTTGCGAAATCCCGACGGCGCGGGTGTCTCTGTGCTGGATCGCGGAGCCACGCTTTGTTCGGTCATCGTCCCTGATCGACACCAAAGGATGGATGACGTCACGCTCGGATTTGATCGCGTGGATGACTATTTTGCGAGCCGGGAGTTTCTGGGTTCGGTTATTGGACGTTATGCAAACCGATTGAGCGGGGCGAGCTTTGTGCTGGATGGGGAGCGGCACATACTGAGCAGCAATGATGGCCGCCACGCGCTCCACGGTGGAGCAGACGGGTTTGACTGCCGAACCTGGCACGGTTCGGTCATTGCGACATCGGAAGGCGAGGGAGTTCGCCTGGAGTTGACAAGCCCGGATGGCGACCAAGGGTTTCCTGGAGAGGTTCTGGCATCGGTGTCGTTTGTCTGGACCGAAGACAATCGTCTGGTCACCGATTTTGAAGCAACGACAAGCCGGCCAACACCGATCAATCTCTTGCTGCACGCATATTGGAACTTGTCGGGGCAGCCGTCTAGGTGCGCGATTGGTGATCACCTGTTGACGCTGCACGCTAATAGGTTCCTGCCGATCGATGCGGAAAAGATACCGACGGGCGAACTTGTTCCAGTTCTGGATACGCCCTTTGATTTTCAGTCGGAACGACGCATTGACGAGGGCCTTGAGGCGGATGAACTGCAGATCGCCATTGCGGGAGGCTTTGATCATTGCTGGGCGGTTGACGGCTCAGGCGTTCGGCCGGCTGCGCGACTTTACCATCCCCAGTCGGGGCGGGTTCTCTCGATTGCGACTGATCAACCCGGTATCCAAGTTTATACCGCCAATCATTTCGATTCCCGGATCGCCAAGAGGGAAGGCAGCACGCTCTATCGACATTGTGCCGTCGCGCTTGAGACCCAGCAATTTCCGGATTCTCCAAATCAGCCATCATTTCCGGACACTATCTTGCGGCCCGGCCGACGGTTTCACAGCCGCACGGAGTATAGCTTCACCACCCGCTGA
- a CDS encoding beta-galactosidase has translation MRLGVCYYPEHWPEHMWSVDAQRMVEAGLTRVRIGEFAWSRIEPDPGRLEWDWLDQAVDVLHSAGLGIILGTPTATPPKWLVDAMPDMVAMDKHGHKRGFGSRRHYCFSHSGYRVEALRITTALAERYGSHPAIVAWQTDNEYGCHDSVLSFSDAARAGFLCWLEERYGTIAALNAAWGNVFWSMEYRSFEEVDLPNLTVTEANPAHWLAFRRFSSDQVVSFNRGQAEILRAHSPGRDVVHNFMGFFTEFDHHAVARDLDVVGWDSYPLGFLDSFPFSEADKLAYARQGHPDIAAFHHDLYRGCKPNGRWWVLEQQPGPVNWARNNPAPLPGMVRLWTLEAMAHGAELVSYFRWRQFPKAQEQHHAGLLRPDSSPAPGFGEMQQTALEIDTLGSVGAPPRSVALVFAYDAEWVTQIQPQGDRLSALWAAFACYTALRRMGLDVDIVPPDAALDGYALCVIPCLPIVPDALVASLDAFAGQVVIGPRSGSRSLDFAIPEELPPGPLQAVLPLRVTEVESLRPGLAHSGLTWSIARWLEHVEGTASAEFVASDGTVASWKHDRFRYLAAWPEPELAAAVLGAAARDAGLKIQNLPEGLRLRRAGERCFAFNYASNSLSLSCDLTGKFVLGGATLAPGGVSVWEID, from the coding sequence ATGCGGTTAGGAGTATGCTATTATCCCGAACATTGGCCCGAGCACATGTGGTCGGTCGATGCGCAGCGCATGGTCGAAGCCGGGCTGACGCGCGTAAGGATCGGCGAATTCGCCTGGAGCCGGATCGAGCCTGATCCGGGACGGCTTGAATGGGACTGGCTCGATCAAGCAGTTGATGTTCTCCATAGCGCCGGGCTAGGCATCATTCTGGGCACGCCAACCGCAACCCCGCCGAAATGGCTGGTCGATGCGATGCCGGATATGGTGGCAATGGATAAACATGGGCACAAGCGCGGTTTTGGCTCACGGCGGCATTATTGCTTCAGTCACTCTGGTTATCGTGTTGAGGCCTTGCGGATCACAACGGCGTTGGCCGAGCGCTATGGCAGCCACCCGGCGATTGTGGCATGGCAGACGGACAATGAATACGGCTGTCACGACAGTGTTTTGAGCTTTTCTGATGCTGCTCGCGCTGGCTTCCTGTGCTGGCTTGAAGAGCGCTATGGTACGATAGCTGCCCTCAACGCGGCTTGGGGCAATGTCTTCTGGAGCATGGAGTATCGCAGCTTCGAGGAAGTTGACCTACCCAATCTTACCGTCACCGAAGCGAATCCGGCGCACTGGCTCGCTTTCCGCAGGTTCTCATCGGACCAAGTGGTGAGTTTCAATCGCGGCCAGGCTGAAATTCTCCGTGCACATTCTCCCGGGCGGGATGTCGTTCACAACTTCATGGGATTCTTCACCGAGTTCGATCACCATGCCGTGGCGCGCGATCTCGATGTTGTGGGCTGGGACAGTTATCCGCTGGGCTTTCTCGACAGCTTTCCGTTCAGCGAGGCGGACAAGCTTGCGTATGCGCGGCAGGGCCATCCCGATATCGCCGCATTCCACCATGACCTCTATCGCGGGTGCAAGCCCAATGGGCGCTGGTGGGTGCTTGAGCAGCAACCCGGACCGGTCAATTGGGCTCGAAACAATCCCGCTCCATTGCCTGGCATGGTCAGACTGTGGACCCTCGAAGCCATGGCGCACGGGGCGGAACTGGTCAGCTATTTTCGATGGCGCCAATTCCCTAAGGCGCAGGAGCAGCATCACGCCGGCTTGCTTCGTCCTGATAGCTCGCCAGCACCCGGCTTTGGGGAGATGCAGCAGACGGCGCTTGAAATCGATACACTCGGGTCGGTTGGTGCACCGCCAAGGAGCGTTGCGCTGGTCTTTGCCTATGATGCAGAATGGGTGACGCAGATTCAGCCGCAGGGTGACCGACTGTCGGCACTTTGGGCGGCTTTTGCCTGTTACACGGCGTTGCGCCGCATGGGACTGGATGTTGACATTGTGCCGCCCGATGCAGCGCTGGATGGCTACGCGCTGTGTGTGATCCCATGCCTGCCGATCGTGCCCGACGCACTTGTTGCCAGCCTTGACGCATTTGCCGGACAGGTCGTGATTGGGCCGCGCAGCGGCAGCCGCTCGCTTGACTTTGCGATTCCGGAGGAACTGCCACCGGGGCCTCTGCAAGCTGTTCTGCCGTTGCGCGTGACCGAAGTTGAGAGCTTGCGGCCTGGACTTGCCCACTCGGGTCTTACCTGGTCGATTGCTCGCTGGCTTGAACATGTCGAAGGTACGGCCAGCGCCGAGTTTGTGGCGTCAGATGGTACAGTCGCCAGTTGGAAGCACGACAGGTTCCGTTATTTGGCAGCATGGCCAGAGCCTGAGCTCGCCGCTGCGGTTTTGGGCGCTGCAGCGCGTGATGCGGGGCTGAAGATCCAAAATCTGCCGGAAGGACTAAGGCTCAGGCGCGCGGGCGAGCGTTGTTTTGCTTTCAACTATGCAAGCAATTCGCTTTCCCTGTCGTGCGATCTCACCGGGAAGTTTGTGCTCGGCGGAGCAACGCTAGCGCCTGGTGGTGTCAGTGTTTGGGAAATCGACTGA
- a CDS encoding VOC family protein, which yields MILGVHHIGVTVRSIEAMLPLYETAAGLSRIDIGRARPALAEDHSHGAFESCMLAAPNAYVQLLQKGASARKISEPSPINRPGIRHFCIQNHDCAKLERAVYHSGGTLIAPPLDLGTGNQYAYARDREDNIIEIEGLPYAPAAQPTWIGHVAIVTENMDASLAFFSELLRVPTNGRKMIGPTSQIDRMGGLSNARLEGAWLQASNMLLEFWQFHAPPYEGPVCRADPSEPGYSHIAFETDDLEGETARLLALGCTAAEGLDEVPSLRSDFLKTRSGIMIQLVEPRDPVVSLAALSDLGVCARLEAGK from the coding sequence ATGATTTTGGGCGTTCATCATATTGGTGTGACAGTTCGCTCGATCGAAGCAATGCTGCCGCTCTATGAAACCGCTGCAGGTCTAAGCCGCATTGATATCGGCCGCGCTCGGCCTGCTTTGGCGGAAGATCACAGCCATGGAGCCTTCGAATCCTGCATGCTGGCCGCTCCCAACGCGTATGTCCAGCTTCTGCAAAAGGGGGCATCGGCTAGGAAGATTTCAGAACCCAGCCCAATCAACCGCCCAGGAATACGCCATTTCTGCATCCAAAATCATGATTGCGCCAAGCTTGAGCGGGCTGTCTATCATTCGGGAGGAACCCTGATCGCGCCACCGCTCGACTTGGGGACCGGGAATCAATATGCTTATGCCCGAGATCGGGAAGACAACATTATCGAGATCGAGGGACTGCCCTATGCCCCGGCAGCGCAACCGACATGGATTGGCCATGTCGCGATTGTGACTGAGAACATGGATGCCTCACTGGCCTTCTTTTCCGAATTGCTCCGCGTGCCAACGAACGGCCGGAAGATGATCGGTCCGACATCGCAAATTGATCGGATGGGCGGACTGAGCAATGCGCGGCTTGAGGGTGCCTGGCTCCAGGCGTCCAATATGTTGCTTGAATTTTGGCAGTTCCACGCACCGCCTTACGAAGGCCCTGTTTGTCGGGCCGACCCGTCCGAACCCGGCTACAGCCATATCGCCTTCGAGACGGACGATCTTGAAGGAGAAACGGCGCGCTTGCTTGCGCTTGGGTGCACCGCGGCAGAAGGTCTCGATGAGGTGCCGTCGCTGCGATCAGATTTTCTAAAGACCCGCAGCGGCATTATGATCCAATTGGTGGAACCGCGAGATCCCGTCGTTTCGCTGGCGGCACTGTCTGATCTTGGCGTTTGCGCGCGCCTCGAGGCGGGAAAGTAG
- a CDS encoding TetR/AcrR family transcriptional regulator encodes MVKNTKPERRRYSPEKRRSLILDHTADIVAREGVAQLSVERIGKEAGISKSLVYAYFPNLTELLRELYQREMRHIRRAQADAANGAATFEDLVRSITHAYLSYMHERGPLIERLAAEPSVSEMRDPTEFSRNKAVDYLAEIITHHFDLPPDIARAATDISFGLPASAGSYLHRGNLDLKTVEDLTVTMIIGTIIHLKDEYSVRRQPLRRQD; translated from the coding sequence ATGGTCAAAAATACAAAGCCTGAGCGTCGTCGCTATAGTCCGGAAAAGCGAAGATCGCTGATCCTCGATCACACCGCCGACATTGTCGCGCGCGAAGGCGTCGCCCAGTTGTCGGTGGAACGCATTGGCAAAGAAGCCGGAATCAGCAAATCGCTGGTCTATGCATACTTCCCGAACCTGACCGAATTGCTCCGCGAACTTTACCAACGCGAGATGCGGCACATTCGCCGGGCCCAGGCAGACGCAGCCAATGGTGCGGCCACATTCGAGGATTTGGTCCGTTCGATTACCCACGCCTATCTATCGTACATGCATGAGCGTGGTCCACTGATCGAGCGTCTCGCTGCGGAGCCCAGTGTATCCGAAATGCGGGACCCGACAGAATTCAGCCGCAACAAGGCAGTCGATTACCTTGCGGAGATCATCACACATCATTTTGATCTTCCACCTGATATCGCAAGGGCAGCTACCGACATTTCGTTTGGGCTGCCTGCATCGGCAGGGTCCTACCTTCATCGTGGCAATCTTGACCTAAAGACGGTCGAGGATTTGACTGTAACGATGATTATAGGAACGATTATCCACCTCAAAGATGAATACTCAGTCCGCCGGCAACCTCTGCGACGGCAGGATTAA
- the galK gene encoding galactokinase, producing the protein MTIDPILIERTVSAFRRVHGRVPDLVSFAPGRVNLIGEHTDYNDGLAMPCALAVGTLVALGLRSDKRIEANALDLGNASASFGLGSYIPRQENGDWENHLRGIVAGMPRFDLPISGANIVLSGNIPQGSGLSSSASLGVALALGLSALSGEASPDRLALARVAQWSEHEFVGCACGLMDQLASVFGEQDQALLLDCRTLAVRHVPFPADATIMIVHSGVTRGLVDSAYNERRLQCAHAAKHYHLGALRDLDLDALRAGRGELDETVFRRARHVVTENARVLEAAQAMRESDLVSLGRAMFASHVSLRDDFEVSLPAIDTLVECLTEAIGINGGARMTGGGFGGCVVAVLPQNRVSTVQEALSAHWRQHGMEQQMVMVATPATGAHLVSGW; encoded by the coding sequence ATGACGATAGACCCAATTCTCATAGAACGAACCGTTTCCGCATTTCGCCGGGTTCACGGCCGTGTACCAGATCTCGTTTCCTTCGCACCAGGCCGCGTGAATCTGATTGGTGAGCACACAGACTATAATGACGGCTTGGCCATGCCTTGCGCGCTTGCCGTTGGAACACTTGTTGCTCTTGGACTCAGATCTGACAAACGGATCGAGGCAAATGCACTCGACCTCGGGAATGCATCGGCATCCTTTGGACTCGGCAGCTACATTCCGCGCCAAGAAAATGGCGATTGGGAAAATCATCTGCGTGGTATCGTTGCAGGCATGCCCCGATTTGATTTGCCAATTTCGGGTGCCAATATCGTCCTGTCTGGCAATATCCCGCAAGGGTCTGGCCTCTCTTCTTCCGCATCGCTCGGCGTCGCATTAGCGTTGGGCCTTTCGGCCCTTTCCGGCGAAGCAAGCCCCGATCGGCTGGCGCTGGCCAGAGTCGCACAATGGTCAGAGCATGAGTTTGTCGGCTGCGCTTGCGGGTTGATGGATCAGCTGGCTTCGGTCTTTGGCGAGCAGGATCAAGCACTCCTGCTTGATTGTCGAACGCTGGCAGTGCGCCATGTTCCATTTCCAGCTGATGCCACCATCATGATCGTTCATTCCGGTGTCACGCGGGGGCTTGTTGACAGCGCCTATAATGAACGCCGCTTGCAATGCGCGCATGCTGCTAAACATTATCATTTGGGCGCCTTGCGCGATTTGGACCTTGACGCCTTGCGGGCAGGCCGTGGCGAACTGGACGAGACGGTGTTTCGCCGCGCGCGCCACGTAGTCACTGAAAATGCGCGAGTGCTCGAAGCGGCGCAGGCAATGCGCGAGTCCGATTTGGTGAGCCTCGGTCGGGCAATGTTCGCCTCACATGTCTCGCTGCGCGATGATTTCGAGGTGAGCCTTCCTGCGATCGATACGCTCGTGGAGTGCCTTACTGAGGCAATCGGTATCAATGGAGGCGCGAGGATGACCGGCGGGGGATTTGGAGGCTGCGTCGTTGCCGTCTTGCCGCAAAATCGGGTCAGCACCGTTCAAGAAGCGCTTTCGGCGCATTGGCGCCAGCACGGAATGGAGCAGCAAATGGTAATGGTTGCAACACCAGCGACAGGCGCACACCTAGTCAGCGGGTGGTGA
- a CDS encoding SDR family NAD(P)-dependent oxidoreductase, which produces MFDLDGHVALVTGGNAGLGLGMATGLAKAGAKLAIWGRNLERNKAACARLSDIGAEAVSFACDVTLPEQVDAAMAQTLEHFGRLDSCFANAGGSGIRGSLSSLSTADWQKTMDLNFHSVVSTFRVAARHMAERGEGGRLIATSSIAGIIGLPGGGYSPSKAAVSGLVRQLAIELGGAGITVNAILPGYIETEMSLDTPPVFRQSCERRTVSGKIGTLEDMEGIAVFLASQHSRLLTGESIVMDGGFTIFPM; this is translated from the coding sequence TTGTTTGATCTGGACGGGCATGTCGCGCTGGTCACCGGAGGAAACGCCGGATTGGGACTTGGGATGGCTACAGGATTGGCAAAGGCCGGCGCAAAACTGGCAATCTGGGGACGCAATCTAGAGCGCAATAAGGCCGCTTGCGCAAGACTTTCTGATATAGGTGCTGAGGCCGTAAGTTTTGCCTGCGACGTCACCTTGCCAGAGCAGGTTGATGCTGCGATGGCTCAGACCCTTGAGCATTTCGGCCGCCTGGACAGCTGCTTTGCAAATGCGGGCGGCAGTGGGATCCGAGGCAGCTTGTCGAGCCTGTCAACCGCAGATTGGCAGAAGACGATGGATCTCAACTTTCACAGCGTCGTAAGCACATTCCGGGTTGCGGCTCGGCACATGGCCGAACGCGGCGAAGGCGGACGATTGATTGCAACATCATCGATTGCCGGGATCATCGGCCTGCCGGGCGGCGGATATTCGCCAAGCAAAGCTGCCGTTTCGGGCTTGGTGCGCCAACTGGCGATCGAATTAGGGGGCGCCGGCATAACAGTGAATGCCATCCTGCCTGGATATATCGAAACGGAAATGTCGCTCGATACGCCGCCAGTCTTCCGCCAGTCATGTGAGCGGCGCACTGTTTCCGGCAAAATCGGTACGCTCGAGGACATGGAAGGCATCGCCGTGTTTCTCGCTTCGCAGCACTCGAGACTGCTGACCGGAGAATCGATTGTCATGGATGGCGGCTTCACCATCTTTCCAATGTAG
- a CDS encoding PEPxxWA-CTERM sorting domain-containing protein yields the protein MGSQRNLVGTRKFSWHTSPERPLFMKTHLLAAALATLALPTASYAAADVTINFATTTAIPGSNDFQGSLAALGLTRYASTGASLFLNGPATIMFEFLGSESGFNDTFSTSGGLTQTENSSYTNFFSAPLVIGAQSFSFGSLAGLLNFSSSGGIPATVGDNGFGIFLDPSLMSGSPVTTFYFGYDDEFTNQDDDYDDFVVRATVLSAVPEPSTWAMMFGGFALLGLSLRRRQTRQTAFS from the coding sequence ATGGGCAGCCAGCGGAACTTAGTCGGGACCCGCAAGTTTAGTTGGCACACCTCACCAGAAAGGCCCTTATTTATGAAGACTCACTTGCTCGCTGCCGCATTGGCCACCTTGGCGTTGCCGACTGCATCATATGCCGCAGCTGACGTGACCATCAATTTTGCAACGACGACAGCGATTCCGGGCTCCAACGATTTCCAGGGAAGTCTGGCCGCACTTGGCCTTACTCGTTATGCCTCGACCGGTGCCTCGCTCTTTCTCAATGGTCCTGCAACGATCATGTTCGAATTTCTTGGCAGCGAAAGTGGTTTCAATGACACATTCAGTACGTCTGGAGGCCTGACGCAGACCGAAAATTCGTCGTATACAAACTTCTTCAGCGCGCCCCTTGTGATCGGTGCACAAAGCTTTTCATTCGGTTCACTGGCAGGGCTATTGAACTTTTCGAGTTCAGGCGGCATTCCGGCAACAGTTGGTGACAACGGGTTTGGCATATTCCTCGACCCAAGCCTCATGAGCGGAAGCCCAGTTACAACTTTCTATTTCGGTTATGACGACGAGTTCACGAACCAAGACGATGATTATGACGACTTTGTGGTACGCGCGACCGTTTTGTCTGCTGTTCCCGAGCCATCAACCTGGGCAATGATGTTCGGCGGCTTCGCGTTGCTGGGGCTCTCGTTGCGCCGCCGGCAAACAAGACAAACTGCCTTTTCTTGA